Proteins encoded within one genomic window of uncultured Draconibacterium sp.:
- a CDS encoding DUF4859 domain-containing protein, producing the protein MKKIHILLILALIGTAGLFSCGDNEDFSNVHNLTDEEIAEIDRQDSIAEAQRNRINADLILEYSMDITISESSYDGGNLQIELDKIAEAFGITEEELLAGIGGESGAPEIKGFAIDGSTHNDVSSAANTQAPWGHWWDADGDVVEYDSGNAVVFAEFYPENGYLSVGQYPGQLVDGQEVRFVEALKYNEIRVAVVITVNAMAVE; encoded by the coding sequence ATGAAAAAGATACATATATTATTAATTCTGGCTTTGATTGGTACTGCCGGATTATTTAGTTGCGGAGACAACGAAGATTTTAGCAATGTGCATAACCTTACTGATGAGGAGATAGCAGAAATAGACCGTCAGGACTCAATTGCAGAAGCACAGAGAAATAGAATCAATGCTGATTTAATTCTTGAATATTCAATGGATATAACCATAAGTGAGAGTTCGTATGATGGTGGTAATTTGCAAATAGAACTGGATAAAATTGCTGAAGCATTTGGTATTACTGAAGAAGAGTTACTTGCCGGTATTGGCGGAGAAAGTGGAGCTCCAGAAATAAAAGGTTTTGCTATTGATGGCTCTACCCATAATGACGTTTCAAGTGCCGCAAACACGCAAGCTCCTTGGGGGCACTGGTGGGATGCAGATGGTGATGTCGTTGAATATGATTCTGGTAATGCGGTGGTTTTTGCTGAATTCTATCCGGAAAATGGATATTTATCGGTTGGTCAGTATCCTGGTCAATTGGTTGATGGACAGGAGGTTCGGTTTGTTGAGGCATTGAAATATAACGAGATTCGCGTTGCTGTTGTAATTACAGTAAATGCAATGGCTGTTGAATAG
- a CDS encoding RagB/SusD family nutrient uptake outer membrane protein — protein sequence MKRAYLEETRDVSNKKRVTYDTFKNKNTNHMKFIKNSILSFSLAILLLMGACTDLDETVYSGLTDETIDVNDPEVIGYMMGKVYSQFRYLYWGWNGYFDVMEECSDIYMTPKRIGIGWGDLYIPMHKHSWNSTQGHIDGLWKTAYVGIGYANKTLDVLPETGSEQAQMRFMRALNYYILLDAFRNVPLETTQDTEPGYLPQQASAQEIFDFCVTELNAIKEELGAEKDFGYPNRFAADMVLAKLYLNYNAYFGTNDDSYYTLALAEVKDIFDNGGYSLAPNYLDNFKVDIDGSPEVIFGIPLDHTHASHNYLINKCLVGAGAAAYGYNNSPWNGSCAVPQFIDSYEEGDLRLGYTWTGGVQRFATKDDEGNVIPQSGDPIPFADDDWAGEGVLNYSKNVHSIDNPGAYQQEGYRFVKSEIEPGDYGTYGNDIAFFRLADAMFIKAECLLRLGQDEQTAADLITEVRSRSFETAQGAVRSVADLKGGSVYDYGHREYTSEGYANYDPASYNVTNEGGDDIEFGGLLDDLAWEFAGEHHRRQDLIRFKMGDGRNVFNGKSWFCKDATTDSYWDYFPIPKSALDANISLVQNEGYQGGAN from the coding sequence ATGAAACGAGCATATTTGGAAGAAACAAGAGATGTATCAAATAAAAAGCGAGTTACATATGATACATTTAAAAATAAAAATACTAATCATATGAAATTCATAAAAAACTCTATACTTAGTTTTTCTTTAGCAATTTTATTGTTAATGGGAGCTTGTACCGACCTGGATGAAACAGTGTACTCCGGGTTGACCGACGAAACCATTGATGTAAACGACCCGGAAGTAATTGGTTATATGATGGGTAAGGTTTACTCTCAGTTCCGTTACCTTTATTGGGGATGGAACGGCTACTTTGATGTAATGGAAGAATGTAGCGATATTTATATGACCCCAAAAAGAATTGGAATTGGTTGGGGAGACCTTTATATTCCAATGCACAAACACAGCTGGAACTCTACACAAGGGCATATAGATGGATTATGGAAAACAGCTTATGTAGGAATTGGTTATGCCAATAAAACGCTTGATGTATTGCCTGAAACAGGTTCTGAGCAAGCGCAAATGCGTTTTATGCGTGCATTAAACTATTATATTTTGCTTGATGCGTTCCGCAACGTTCCGCTGGAAACAACTCAGGATACAGAACCTGGTTATCTTCCACAACAAGCATCGGCACAGGAGATTTTTGATTTCTGTGTAACAGAACTTAATGCCATTAAAGAAGAGCTGGGTGCAGAAAAAGATTTTGGTTACCCTAATCGTTTTGCTGCCGATATGGTATTAGCAAAATTGTACCTGAACTATAATGCCTATTTTGGTACTAATGATGATTCGTATTATACATTGGCTTTAGCTGAGGTTAAGGACATTTTTGATAATGGTGGTTATTCTCTGGCTCCAAATTATCTTGATAATTTTAAAGTTGATATAGACGGATCACCGGAAGTAATTTTTGGAATTCCACTCGATCATACACATGCATCGCACAATTACTTAATAAATAAGTGTTTGGTGGGTGCCGGAGCAGCTGCTTATGGTTATAACAATTCTCCATGGAATGGTAGCTGTGCTGTACCTCAGTTTATCGATAGCTATGAAGAAGGTGACCTTCGTTTGGGGTATACCTGGACTGGTGGTGTGCAACGTTTTGCAACTAAAGACGACGAAGGAAATGTAATTCCTCAATCTGGCGACCCTATTCCTTTTGCTGACGACGATTGGGCTGGCGAAGGCGTATTGAACTATTCAAAGAACGTTCACTCAATCGATAATCCTGGTGCATACCAGCAAGAAGGTTACCGCTTTGTGAAAAGTGAAATTGAACCAGGTGACTATGGTACATATGGAAATGATATAGCTTTTTTCCGTTTGGCAGATGCAATGTTTATTAAAGCTGAATGCTTACTTCGATTGGGACAAGATGAGCAAACTGCTGCCGACCTTATTACAGAAGTTCGCAGTCGTTCGTTCGAAACTGCACAGGGTGCAGTTCGTTCTGTTGCTGATTTGAAAGGTGGAAGTGTATATGATTACGGACATCGTGAATATACCAGCGAAGGATATGCCAATTATGATCCAGCGTCATATAATGTAACCAACGAAGGTGGCGACGATATTGAATTTGGTGGTTTGCTTGATGATTTGGCTTGGGAATTTGCAGGAGAGCATCATCGTCGTCAAGATCTTATTCGTTTTAAAATGGGCGATGGAAGAAATGTATTTAACGGAAAATCATGGTTCTGTAAAGATGCCACAACTGATTCCTATTGGGATTATTTCCCAATTCCGAAATCAGCTTTAGATGCTAACATTTCACTTGTTCAAAACGAAGGTTATCAGGGTGGAGCAAATTAA
- a CDS encoding SusC/RagA family TonB-linked outer membrane protein, which translates to MKSIQSRKTRMFCYVMFLLIFPFTVFGQSQTITGTVYDADGITLPGVTVMVVGTTNGTTTNLDGEYSIDANAEDVLQFSYIGFKTQEVRLEGKATVSVTMEVETIGIDEVVAIGYGTQRKGEVTSAIASVKSEDFTIGKISDAAELVKGKIAGLSITKSSGDPNATSGIMLRGITSINGRVEPLVLVDGIEGSLTTVAPENIESIDVLKDASAAAIYGTRGANGVILISTKSGKRGSYSNATYSSYVSVSEWYKTADFMDTHDVIYGLTNFKYDGYDTDWLEAISRKGGYTQNHSLSFDGGSDQSSYSANVTYSDEEGIMRKSDSEDVKAQLDFSQYALNDIVKLNLNVLYSTHENTNNNNDYAYRQALIHNPSSPVYHEDGDYYEEFNRFQYYNPVEIQNERIGDYRRKYARVVGNITVEPIKNWQTNLMLSRAETSVTSQDYYTSKFYSQSTVDPEDQYRTIARVRGSASKWSNNTKSDNLELTSKYNFTIDKSRVTALLGYSYLYNVYDEYSAGNSEFPSESYLYNNLDQGLYLTDEDHVASMGSYKDDNRLIGFFGRASYSYDNRFNAIVSVRREGSSKFGDNHKWGTFPSASIGWTISNESFMQTATWLDNLKLRGGYGVTGVIPNNNYMSLIKYNFDPYGDHLSRDGVWTPSLMVDQNPNPDLKWETTREVNIGVDWTMFNSRLSGSVDVYSKKTKDLLFDYAVPVPPNMYESTTANVGEMVNKGIELMVSGLLVKKGDFEWNSTLTLSHNANKLLSLSNDLYETDNFQEVGGVSDPISVATHAMEIGKPLGDFWGLRSVGVSKDGFVLVEVYDEDTEEWSVKEFDTSYNLESNRQRLGNGLPSVYAGWNNTFRYKNFDLSMMFTGQFGYQILNTQRSFYENNSIAYNRLKSAADLHPAINPDGTPVIDEATGKQLMVKLSGSMPQGVWSDHIEDGDFIKLSNVTLGYTLPITGNFEKYIKSLRVYVSGQNLFCITGYSGLDPEVSNYVVDDAGNHDFRAPGIDDRDKYPTVRSYTFGLSVNF; encoded by the coding sequence ATGAAATCTATTCAATCAAGAAAAACACGAATGTTCTGCTATGTCATGTTTCTCCTGATCTTTCCATTCACAGTATTCGGTCAATCCCAAACGATTACCGGAACTGTTTATGATGCAGACGGGATAACTTTACCTGGTGTAACAGTAATGGTTGTTGGTACAACAAATGGTACCACTACCAACCTTGATGGGGAATACTCCATTGATGCAAATGCTGAAGACGTATTACAATTCTCGTACATTGGATTTAAAACACAGGAAGTCCGGTTAGAGGGAAAAGCAACTGTTAGCGTTACCATGGAAGTTGAAACCATTGGTATTGATGAAGTTGTTGCCATTGGTTATGGTACCCAGCGAAAAGGCGAAGTAACCAGTGCTATTGCAAGTGTAAAATCGGAAGATTTTACAATCGGTAAGATTAGTGATGCTGCCGAACTGGTGAAGGGTAAAATCGCTGGTTTAAGTATTACTAAATCATCGGGTGACCCGAATGCCACTTCTGGTATAATGTTGCGCGGAATTACTTCTATTAATGGTAGAGTTGAACCACTCGTGCTGGTTGACGGTATCGAGGGGTCATTAACCACTGTAGCTCCAGAAAATATTGAGTCGATTGATGTATTGAAAGACGCTTCGGCAGCTGCAATTTACGGTACCCGGGGAGCCAATGGTGTAATCCTTATTTCTACTAAATCGGGAAAACGGGGATCATATTCAAATGCAACATACTCAAGTTATGTATCAGTTTCGGAGTGGTACAAAACTGCCGATTTTATGGACACCCACGATGTGATTTATGGCTTAACTAATTTTAAATATGATGGTTACGATACCGATTGGTTAGAAGCAATAAGCCGTAAAGGAGGTTACACACAAAACCACTCATTGAGTTTTGACGGAGGATCAGACCAGTCGTCATACTCGGCAAACGTTACCTATTCTGATGAAGAAGGTATAATGCGCAAGAGTGACAGCGAAGATGTGAAAGCACAACTGGATTTTAGCCAGTATGCGTTAAACGATATTGTAAAGTTAAATTTAAACGTATTGTATTCTACCCATGAGAATACGAACAATAACAATGATTATGCTTATCGTCAGGCATTAATTCATAATCCGTCGTCGCCAGTTTATCATGAAGATGGTGATTATTATGAAGAGTTTAACCGTTTTCAGTATTACAACCCTGTTGAAATACAAAATGAGCGTATTGGTGATTATCGCCGTAAATATGCACGCGTGGTTGGAAACATTACCGTTGAGCCTATTAAAAACTGGCAAACCAATTTGATGCTATCGCGTGCCGAGACAAGTGTTACTTCGCAAGATTATTATACCAGCAAATTTTATTCGCAAAGTACAGTTGATCCGGAGGATCAATACAGAACAATAGCGCGCGTAAGAGGTAGTGCCTCAAAATGGTCGAACAATACAAAAAGCGATAACTTAGAATTAACCTCGAAATATAATTTTACTATTGACAAAAGCCGTGTAACAGCCTTGTTGGGGTATAGTTACCTATACAATGTGTATGATGAGTACAGTGCTGGAAACTCAGAGTTTCCTTCAGAATCGTATCTGTATAACAATTTGGACCAAGGTTTATATTTAACTGACGAAGACCATGTTGCAAGTATGGGATCGTATAAGGACGACAATAGATTAATTGGTTTTTTTGGTCGGGCAAGTTATAGCTACGACAACCGTTTCAATGCAATTGTAAGTGTTCGTCGCGAAGGTTCATCGAAATTTGGAGACAACCACAAATGGGGTACTTTCCCCTCAGCGTCGATTGGGTGGACCATTAGCAACGAATCGTTTATGCAGACAGCAACCTGGCTTGACAACCTAAAACTACGTGGAGGTTATGGTGTAACAGGTGTTATTCCAAATAACAATTACATGTCGTTAATTAAATACAATTTCGATCCTTATGGTGATCACTTGAGCCGCGATGGTGTATGGACTCCTTCCTTAATGGTTGATCAAAACCCAAATCCTGATTTGAAATGGGAAACTACCCGTGAGGTAAATATTGGAGTTGACTGGACTATGTTCAATTCAAGATTATCAGGTTCTGTTGATGTTTATTCCAAAAAGACGAAAGATCTTTTGTTCGACTATGCAGTGCCGGTTCCGCCAAATATGTACGAAAGTACAACCGCTAACGTTGGTGAAATGGTAAATAAAGGTATTGAGCTTATGGTTTCAGGATTGTTGGTTAAAAAAGGTGATTTTGAATGGAATTCAACACTTACTTTGTCTCATAATGCCAACAAACTGTTGAGTTTATCGAACGATTTATACGAAACCGATAACTTTCAGGAAGTTGGTGGAGTAAGTGATCCTATTTCGGTAGCCACTCACGCCATGGAAATTGGTAAACCCTTAGGCGATTTCTGGGGATTACGTTCTGTAGGCGTTAGCAAAGATGGTTTTGTTTTGGTTGAAGTTTACGATGAAGACACAGAAGAATGGTCTGTTAAAGAATTTGATACCAGTTACAACTTAGAATCAAATCGTCAGCGTTTAGGAAATGGGTTACCAAGTGTGTATGCTGGCTGGAACAACACTTTCCGTTATAAGAACTTTGATTTGAGTATGATGTTTACTGGCCAGTTTGGATACCAGATATTAAATACTCAGCGTAGTTTCTATGAAAACAATTCAATTGCATACAACCGTTTAAAAAGTGCTGCCGATCTGCATCCTGCTATTAACCCTGATGGAACACCCGTAATTGATGAAGCAACAGGAAAACAACTGATGGTGAAACTTTCAGGATCAATGCCTCAGGGAGTTTGGAGCGACCATATTGAAGATGGCGACTTTATTAAACTGAGCAACGTAACTCTTGGCTATACCCTGCCAATAACAGGTAATTTTGAAAAATATATCAAAAGCCTGCGTGTATATGTTAGCGGGCAGAATCTTTTCTGTATTACCGGATATTCTGGTTTGGATCCAGAAGTGTCTAATTATGTAGTTGATGATGCCGGCAACCATGATTTCCGTGCACCTGGTATCGACGACCGTGATAAGTACCCAACTGTTCGTTCGTACACTTTTGGACTTTCTGTTAATTTTTAA
- a CDS encoding two-component regulator propeller domain-containing protein, with protein sequence MSSYKQMIKQPKIFLILILLIVTFSVRANDGKLSFIHYTNEDGLPSSYIKSICQDQFGFIWVATRSSVCRFDGKNFKTFQAVNKNGESFDIWSMWNHFHKVDSTLLVQSTDNVFYSFNFKKEIFEPYEAINNLGDVIEVRESENGYWILKQDTIFLLNTKSNKLISFRDYVSYAQIAKETRIVNLREKDGRLVAITDKKQLLIFDMERKQHRFFALPKDVDVTDISNFYLDNNNFLWIGNNTVGLTRVNLTYGQARRFSVEEKGSRHLLHNMVHSICEDQQGRVWIGSEDGLCVWSPYSETFEYYQHDIHNPKGLNTNPIYSVFCDRDGNMWLGTYFGGINFWKNTPEFFHVWQAGTRIQDLSGSAVSCITEDENGNIWVGTEDMGVNKIDAESDEVVRVVNEKNGLSFNNVHDLLFETPSRLWIATYTGGVNILNLKTNKFEYINTTTYPELQSNIIYKLLHVGDSIFISTSPGVAVYNTKTQKITPYHPEILNELPIEYMFENKDRIWFSSYVKIYYYDKKSDSFGQFKKFDSLKNKNFSKMDSQGRLWVGDCRQGLYGYDETNDSVYIYNESTGFPFSWIFSLEESSDGYLWVSGDKGLVKLKPETGEMVWYNRDSGLPFEQFNFRASYISRKGVIYFGANQGMISFNDRARERSQKELNVVFRGFQLFNQPVVPGEKQAIKQSLNMHPEIHLKYKQNVFTIEYTGLHFRNRGNCQYAYYLENFETAWNFVGNRDFATYTNLGPGEYVFHVKASTDNTAWGDNVNTLKIIIEPPFWLSKWGFFMYFVFVVILLLGFYVVATRIQKSKALAKMERREKEYVTELNNFKLEFFTNVSHELRTPLTLIVGPLTRILEEERLTPALNKKMKGIKNNAHRLLTLVNQLLEFRKIENGKEGLRVSHQNITTLLKDAEEAFVEMAESKSIDFKVEIIDLNTNIWVDFQKLENILINLISNAMKFTGQGGEVLVKVQLYGDELNDRTLKIIVADNGIGIDSSKLKRIFDRFYHTDGGVESEMVGSGIGLALVNSLVKLHKGSIKVNSSVGEGAVFTVELPVSRKAYRDNEVLLGADQYITNITMADDLKQVPILRDEVERLSTQPTVLVIDDNRELLEFISETLVDDYKVVTAIDSAQGMQKVEEALPDLIISDVMMPGIDGFELTRKLKSDIRTSHIPVILLTAKSGVENEYEGLQTGADYFIEKPFLPHILVTLISNVLSTRKSLIERFKSDAQMLPTEVACSESDRSFIEKITTLIKENIDQSNLDVSFLVNEMGISRSLLHVKLKKLTDCSATEYIRSIRLREAVKLIADGTCNISEAAYRTGFSSPAYFSRRFKEYFGVTPKSYFDK encoded by the coding sequence ATGAGCAGTTATAAGCAAATGATTAAACAGCCGAAGATATTTTTGATTTTAATATTGCTGATTGTTACGTTTTCTGTTCGAGCAAATGACGGAAAGCTCAGTTTTATACATTATACAAACGAAGATGGTTTACCTTCTTCTTATATCAAAAGTATTTGTCAGGATCAGTTTGGTTTTATTTGGGTAGCAACCCGAAGTTCGGTTTGTCGCTTTGATGGGAAAAACTTTAAAACATTTCAGGCGGTAAATAAAAACGGAGAATCCTTTGATATTTGGAGTATGTGGAATCATTTTCATAAAGTTGATTCAACATTACTTGTTCAAAGTACCGATAATGTATTCTACTCCTTTAATTTCAAAAAAGAAATTTTTGAACCTTATGAGGCAATTAATAATTTGGGCGATGTTATCGAAGTTCGAGAGTCGGAAAATGGTTACTGGATTTTAAAACAAGACACAATTTTTCTACTCAATACAAAGTCAAACAAACTAATAAGTTTTAGAGATTATGTTAGTTATGCCCAAATCGCAAAAGAAACAAGAATAGTAAACCTGAGAGAAAAAGATGGGCGGTTGGTTGCCATTACAGATAAAAAGCAACTGCTTATTTTTGATATGGAACGAAAACAGCATCGCTTTTTCGCTTTGCCAAAAGATGTTGATGTTACAGACATCTCTAATTTTTATCTCGATAACAATAATTTCTTATGGATTGGTAATAATACTGTAGGCTTAACCCGGGTTAATCTTACCTATGGGCAGGCGCGACGATTCTCTGTCGAAGAAAAAGGTAGCCGCCATTTACTGCATAATATGGTACATTCTATTTGCGAAGATCAGCAGGGAAGAGTATGGATTGGTTCGGAGGATGGTTTATGTGTTTGGTCGCCTTATTCTGAAACATTTGAATATTATCAGCACGATATACACAACCCAAAAGGATTAAATACAAATCCTATTTATAGTGTTTTTTGCGATAGAGACGGTAATATGTGGTTGGGAACTTATTTTGGGGGAATTAACTTTTGGAAAAATACACCCGAGTTTTTTCATGTTTGGCAAGCAGGTACTCGTATACAGGATTTATCGGGTAGCGCTGTAAGTTGTATTACCGAAGATGAGAATGGAAATATTTGGGTAGGAACGGAGGATATGGGTGTTAACAAAATTGATGCTGAGAGTGATGAGGTTGTTCGTGTAGTGAATGAAAAAAATGGATTGTCGTTTAATAATGTTCACGATTTGTTATTTGAAACGCCAAGTCGTTTATGGATTGCCACATATACCGGTGGAGTAAACATTTTAAACCTGAAAACGAATAAATTTGAATATATAAATACTACAACTTATCCTGAATTGCAGTCGAATATAATTTATAAACTACTGCATGTTGGCGATAGTATTTTTATTTCTACATCTCCGGGGGTTGCAGTGTATAATACAAAAACGCAAAAAATAACGCCGTATCACCCCGAAATATTAAATGAACTGCCCATTGAGTATATGTTTGAAAACAAAGATCGCATTTGGTTTTCGTCATATGTAAAAATTTATTATTATGATAAAAAGTCAGATTCGTTTGGTCAGTTTAAAAAGTTCGATTCCCTAAAAAATAAGAACTTTTCAAAAATGGATTCACAGGGACGTTTGTGGGTTGGTGATTGCCGACAGGGATTATATGGATACGACGAAACGAATGATTCGGTTTATATCTACAATGAATCAACAGGTTTTCCTTTCTCATGGATTTTTAGTTTGGAAGAGAGTAGTGATGGCTATTTGTGGGTTAGCGGCGATAAAGGCCTGGTGAAACTAAAGCCAGAAACGGGGGAGATGGTTTGGTATAATCGCGACTCGGGATTACCATTTGAACAATTTAATTTCCGAGCTTCATATATTAGCCGCAAAGGGGTGATTTATTTTGGTGCCAACCAGGGAATGATCTCCTTTAACGATAGGGCCAGAGAAAGGAGTCAGAAGGAATTAAATGTTGTGTTTCGCGGATTTCAATTGTTTAACCAACCTGTTGTTCCCGGAGAAAAGCAGGCAATTAAACAATCGCTTAATATGCATCCTGAGATTCATTTAAAGTATAAACAAAATGTTTTTACGATCGAATATACGGGGTTGCATTTCCGGAATAGAGGCAATTGTCAGTATGCTTATTATCTCGAAAATTTTGAAACAGCATGGAACTTTGTAGGTAATCGCGATTTTGCTACTTATACTAACCTTGGCCCCGGAGAGTATGTTTTTCATGTAAAAGCTTCTACTGATAATACGGCATGGGGAGATAATGTAAATACATTAAAAATTATTATCGAACCACCATTCTGGTTGTCAAAGTGGGGGTTTTTTATGTATTTTGTTTTTGTTGTTATTTTATTACTCGGATTTTATGTAGTTGCCACCCGTATTCAAAAATCGAAAGCATTAGCAAAAATGGAACGCCGGGAAAAAGAGTACGTAACCGAACTTAATAACTTTAAGCTCGAGTTTTTTACCAATGTTTCACACGAACTTCGTACTCCATTAACACTTATTGTAGGGCCGCTTACTCGTATATTGGAAGAAGAAAGACTTACGCCGGCGCTAAATAAAAAGATGAAGGGGATTAAAAATAATGCACATCGTTTGTTAACCCTGGTTAATCAGCTTCTTGAATTTCGGAAGATTGAAAATGGCAAAGAAGGACTTCGTGTGAGCCACCAAAATATAACTACTTTATTAAAAGATGCTGAAGAAGCTTTTGTGGAGATGGCAGAATCGAAATCAATCGATTTTAAAGTGGAGATTATTGATCTGAATACCAATATTTGGGTTGATTTTCAGAAACTGGAGAATATACTTATCAACCTGATTTCTAATGCGATGAAGTTTACCGGGCAAGGAGGAGAAGTATTAGTTAAAGTACAATTGTATGGCGACGAATTAAACGACAGAACATTAAAAATAATTGTTGCCGATAATGGAATTGGAATTGATTCGTCAAAACTAAAACGAATTTTTGACCGATTTTATCATACAGATGGTGGAGTTGAATCAGAAATGGTAGGATCGGGAATTGGTTTAGCCCTGGTAAATAGTCTGGTAAAACTGCATAAAGGAAGCATTAAGGTAAATAGTTCAGTTGGCGAAGGCGCAGTATTTACTGTTGAACTACCTGTTTCGCGAAAAGCCTATCGGGATAATGAAGTTTTGCTTGGTGCCGATCAGTACATTACCAATATAACAATGGCCGATGATTTAAAACAGGTACCAATACTTCGCGATGAAGTGGAACGATTAAGTACACAACCAACCGTTTTGGTTATTGATGATAATCGTGAATTGCTTGAGTTTATTTCAGAAACATTGGTTGACGACTATAAAGTTGTAACAGCTATTGACAGTGCTCAGGGAATGCAGAAAGTTGAAGAAGCACTTCCCGATTTAATTATTAGCGATGTAATGATGCCCGGAATTGATGGTTTTGAACTTACCCGAAAATTGAAATCAGACATTCGTACTTCGCATATCCCCGTAATTTTGCTAACAGCAAAAAGTGGTGTGGAAAATGAGTACGAGGGACTACAAACCGGTGCAGATTATTTTATTGAGAAACCATTTTTGCCACACATACTTGTTACGTTAATAAGTAACGTACTTAGCACGCGAAAAAGCTTGATTGAGCGATTTAAATCGGATGCACAAATGTTGCCAACAGAAGTTGCATGTTCAGAGTCAGATAGAAGTTTTATTGAAAAAATTACTACGCTGATAAAGGAGAACATTGATCAATCAAATCTGGATGTTTCGTTCCTGGTTAATGAAATGGGGATTAGCCGGTCGCTTTTACATGTTAAGCTTAAAAAATTAACTGATTGTTCGGCCACCGAATATATCCGTTCAATTCGTTTACGCGAGGCTGTAAAATTAATTGCCGATGGAACGTGTAATATTTCAGAGGCTGCTTATCGAACCGGCTTCTCGAGTCCGGCATATTTCAGCCGGCGATTTAAAGAATATTTTGGCGTAACACCAAAATCTTATTTCGATAAATAG